From Penicillium psychrofluorescens genome assembly, chromosome: 6, one genomic window encodes:
- a CDS encoding uncharacterized protein (ID:PFLUO_009020-T1.cds;~source:funannotate), with protein MSFSGRRVSILRPSSDRRFSTSKGLSENEQRSETHRQFRTAHEGHRPHAGLDASRASTGVVWCTERATEHGYAEDPSAWANLGQGAPEADDGIEGSFPRPTSIPITSAAREYGPTAGIKPLRAAVARLYNEHYRQGKESQYTWENVCIVPGGRAGLIRIAAILGNSYLSFPIPDYSAYSEMLTLFKNVSWL; from the exons ATGTCCTTCTCCGGCCGCCGAGTGAGCATCCTGCGCCCCTCCTCCGACCgccgcttctccaccagcAAGGGGCTGTCCGAGAACG AGCAACGCTCCGAAACCCATCGCCAATTCCGCACCGCCCACGAGGGCCACCGACCGCATGCCGGCCTCGACGCCTCGCGAGCCTCCACAGGCGTCGTCTGGTGCACAGAGCGAGCGACCGAGCATGGATACGCCGAAGACCCGTCCGCATGGGCCAACCTAGGCCAAGGCGCccccgaagccgacgacgGGATCGAGGGTAGCTTCCCGCGCCCGACTTCCATCCCCATTACCTCCGCCGCTCGGGAGTACGGTCCAACGGCCGGTATCAAGCCGCTACGTGCTGCCGTGGCGCGCCTGTACAATGAGCATTATCGTCAGGGCAAGGAGAGCCAGTATACCTGGGAGAATGTCTGCATTGTCCCCGGTGGCCGCGCCGGTCTGATTCGCATTGCGGCCATTCTGGGCAATTCGTACCTCTCTTTCCCTATCCCGGATTACTCGGCGTATTCGGAGATGTTGACGCTTTTCAAGAATGTAAGTTGGTTGTAA
- a CDS encoding uncharacterized protein (ID:PFLUO_009018-T1.cds;~source:funannotate), giving the protein MAVGLERFLNSSAFIFIAVIVFCLILLTPADAIYQCYVTQRLTDIFFITGAYVITFALALLIYATRIYTNRNTLTGIPRAWIPVEKEDVSKSVRRLVMEGLARSSVISYQARPRDTSSDENGFPNYKTLIIDSNRPPWGAIEHPGWSSPASPDLPDLPYNTVIRELPNLIEAKAVSLAPADTVYPDSELFDPSSSIGNQSVPDTRVVEALQRPASLGLREYIRRLTALQIIQPDLGAEFLSLYERARFSSRDVHESEFRDLMHTFAELLRGMTPLEPPVLDEIRDSVSYGHAGSESVIGPSDEEGYTDTVNHNGYDGAYESMRSDSLRPSNASTWETQSISKYETAAAVNTPASVASPSRGSFRPPTLPLTPSPRSLRRVASNRSGSSGGSVVRLAQPRDSADLPYTIDFRRNG; this is encoded by the coding sequence ATGGCCGTCGGACTGGAACGGTTTCTCAACTCGAGtgccttcatcttcatcgccgTGATCGTGTTCTGCCTCATCCTGCTCACCCCAGCCGATGCCATCTACCAATGCTATGTGACCCAGCGCTTGAccgacatcttcttcatcacggGCGCATATGTCATCACCTTCGCCCTAGCGCTGTTAATCTACGCGACACGGATCTATACCAACCGTAACACGCTCACCGGCATCCCCAGAGCCTGGATCCcggtggagaaagaagatgtGAGCAAGAGCGTGCGCCGGCTGGTCATGGAGGGCCTGGCGCGCAGCTCCGTCATCTCCTACCAGGCCCGTCCGCGCGACACCTCAAGCGACGAGAACGGCTTTCCCAATTACAAAACGCTCATTATCGACTCCAACCGCCCGCCGTGGGGCGCCATCGAGCATCCGGGCTGGTCGTCGCCTGCATCGCCGGACTTGCCGGACCTGCCCTACAACACCGTCATCCGGGAACTGCCCAACTTAATCGAAGCCAAAGCCGTCTCGCTTGCCCCGGCCGATACGGTCTACCCCGACTCTGAGCTCTTCGACCCGTCCTCATCCATTGGCAACCAGTCGGTCCCAGACACGCGCGTGGTCGAGGCGCTGCAACGGCCTGCTTCGTTGGGTCTGCGCGAATATATCCGCCGCCTGACGGCTCTGCAAATAATTCAACCGGATCTGGGCGCAGAGTTTCTGAGTCTTTACGAGCGCGCGCGCTTCTCGTCGCGCGATGTGCACGAGAGCGAGTTCCGCGACCTGATGCATACCTTCGCCGAGCTCTTGAGGGGCATGACGCCTCTGGAGCCGCCTGTGCTGGACGAAATTCGTGATAGCGTCAGCTATGGACACGCCGGGAGCGAGTCTGTGATTGGACcgtcggacgaggaaggatATACGGATACTGTTAATCATAATGGGTACGATGGCGCCTATGAGTCTATGCGAAGTGACAGTCTCCGGCCGTCCAATGCTTCTACTTGGGAGACCCAGTCAATCTCTAAATATGAaaccgccgcggcggtcAACACGCCTGCGTCGGTTGCATCGCCGTCGAGAGGCTCATTCAGGCCTCCGACTCTTCCTCTCACGCCGTCGCCGCGCTCGCTTCGTCGGGTCGCGTCGAACCGGTCGGGCAGCTCGGGAGGTAGCGTGGTTCGACTCGCTCAACCACGAGACTCAGCTGATCTGCCATATACCATTGACTTCCGCCGAAATGGATGA
- a CDS encoding uncharacterized protein (ID:PFLUO_009017-T1.cds;~source:funannotate) — protein MELFKRGTSSLFSSSNVSLASRTDDETNAVGDNALAAEGFRSVPAHDNLFTKVDPAVDGEECLHDCATCTVKYPAKFEVDQEDELYGQVQGWATHLLVATGKSDWVRDVADEQGSVMEAIEKGGIEPTNGRLKLSASNMSVPDEYHMYEAGKQPTNVLLLPSFTVVEHVTPQLAPDLIEHFINPSLTTTTPLKPDDESSPEPQPPATSTTLSTPLRSHPCPHSAVILLCSQRTRDARCGQSAPLLKRELERHLRPLGLYRDMDDTRPGGVGIYFISHVGGHKYSANMFVYRRREGADESEGAAQGIWLARVRPEDCENIIRFTVLQGKVVKPGTQLRGGFDRARGVVSW, from the exons ATGGAGTTATTCAAAAGAGGCACAAGCTCGCTCTTTAGCTCCTCCAACGTCTCCCTCGCCTCGCGCACAGACGACGAAACAAACGCCGTTGGCGACAacgccctcgccgctgagGGGTTTCGGTCCGTCCCCGCGCATGACAACTTGTTCACCAAAGTCGACCCCGCCGTTGATGGAGAGGAGTGCCTACACGACTGTGCGACGTGCACAGTCAAATATCCCGCGAAATTCGAAGTCGATCAAGAAGACGAGTTGTATGGCCAGGTACAAGGGTGGGCGACGCACCTGCTCGTCGCCACGGGCAAGTCGGATTGGGTGCGTGACGTGGCCGATGAGCAGGGAAGTGTCATGGAGGCAATTGAAAAGGGCGGAATAGAACCGACCAATGGA CGACTCAAGCTATCCGCTTCGAATATGTCCGTGCCGGACGAATATCACATGTACGAGGCAGGGAAGCAGCCGACGAATgtgctcctcctccccagTTTCACTGTCGTCGAGCACGTCACGCCGCAGTTGGCCCCGGATCTGATCGAGCACTTTATCAATCCGTCACTGACAACGACCACACCCCTTAAGCCCGACGACGAGTCATCGCCGGAACCACAACCTCCAGCAACAAGCACCACTCTCTCCACACCTCTCCGCTCGCACCCTTGTCCCCATTCCGCCGTCATCCTTCTCTGCTCGCAGCGCACGCGCGACGCCCGCTGCGGCCAGTCCGCGCCGCTGCTGAAGCGCGAGCTCGAGCGCCATCTGCGACCACTGGGTCTGTACCGCGACATGGACGACACGCGGCCCGGCGGCGTAGGCATTTATTTCATCAGCCACGTCGGCGGACACAAGTACTCGGCCAACATGTTTGTCTATCGTCGCCGCGAGGGCGCCGATGAGTCCGAGGGCGCGGCGCAGGGTATTTGGCTCGCACGCGTGCGGCCGGAGGACTGTGAGAATATCATTCGGTTTACCGTCTTGCAGGGCAAGGTGGTTAAGCCTGGGACGCAGCTGCGGGGGGGATTCGATCGGGCACGCGGCGTCGTGAGTTGGTAG
- a CDS encoding uncharacterized protein (ID:PFLUO_009019-T1.cds;~source:funannotate), which yields MPLAQSDHYHIHPNKIAEEIARGTQVLLTSNPRNPTGHVVPHDELAEIQDICRDRATLILDEFYGGYNYTTDCDGSTISGAEHVVDVDEDGSFYSHTPLHVLPLLTRISLDVLLIDGLTKRFRLPGWRIAWVVGPKEFVEALGSAGSYLDGGANVPFQEAAIPMLEPSLVREEMKALQVHFREKRDFVLKRLAEIGFRMQDVPQATFYIWLDLTSLDPPLPKEANISDGLNFFNALLTEKVIVVPGIFFDLNPAKRRDLFDSPCHHFVRLSYGPKMDVLKMGLDGIERVINRARQTGGKQSWEDEVAISDD from the coding sequence ATGCCTCTGGCTCAGAGCGACCACTACCACATCCACCCCAACAAGATCGCTGAGGAAATCGCCCGTGGCACACAGGTGCTGCTGACCTCTAACCCTCGCAACCCGACGGGCCACGTCGTGCCGCatgacgagctggccgagatcCAGGACATTTGCCGCGACCGCGCGAcgctcatcctcgacgagTTCTATGGTGGCTACAACTATACCACCGATTGCGACGGTTCCACGATCAGCGGTGCTGAGCATGTGGTCGATGTAGACGAGGACGGTTCGTTCTATAGTCACACTCCCCTCCATGTTCTACCTTTGCTAACTCGTATATCTCTAGATGTCCTCCTGATAGATGGTCTTACCAAGCGCTTCCGCCTGCCGGGTTGGCGTATCGCATGGGTAGTCGGACCAAAGGAATTCGTCGAAGCGCTAGGCTCCGCAGGCTCGTACCTCGACGGCGGTGCTAACGTGCCCTTTCAAGAGGCCGCGATCCCAATGCTCGAGCCGTCGCTAGtgcgcgaggagatgaaggcgCTGCAGGTGCACTTTCGTGAGAAGCGCGACTTCGTGCTAAAGCGACTCGCCGAGATTGGATTCCGCATGCAGGATGTGCCCCAGGCCACTTTCTACATCTGGCTAGACCTGACCTCCCTCGACCCGCCGCTGCCTAAGGAGGCCAACATCTCTGACGGACTGAACTTCTTTAATGCCCTGTTGACCGAGAAGGTTATCGTGGTGCCTGGTATCTTCTTTGATCTGAACCCGGCCAAGCGCAGAGATCTCTTTGATAGTCCTTGCCACCACTTTGTGCGTCTGAGCTATGGACCTAAGATGGATGTTCTGAAGATGGGTCTCGATGGTATTGAACGGGTGATTAACCGGGCGCGCCAGACCGGTGGCAAGCAAAGCTGGGAGGACGAGGTTGCTATTTCGGATGATTAG